Part of the Cyanobacteriota bacterium genome is shown below.
GAAGCCCCCTTCTCGCTACCTAGAAGAAGAGGTTTGGGGGATGAGAGCAACTCTTGACTGACGGGTATGAGGCCCTCACCCCCTGTGTCCCCCTCTCCCAAGCTGGGCGAGGGGGAAAGAGAAGCTGAAGTCCCCTTCTCGCTACCTGGGAAGAGGAAGTGGGGGGAAGAGGGATTCGTTAACCATGCCTCTGGGTTAGTATCCCCCGCCTGCAAGCCGGGAGTCACGGCTACCGTGAGTAGGGGTGGGGCTTGGGGGTTGGTGGCGCTGAACTGGCTGCCATCAGGGAGGAGAAAACTATCGGCGGTGCTGGCAGTGAAGGATCCAGCAATGTCTAGCTTGACGTTGGCACCGAAGAGAATACCGTGGGGATTGAGCAGGAATAGGCTAGCGGCTCCGTCTACCCCTAAGGTGCCCAGGATGTGGGAGAGATTGTTACCAGTGACGCGGGTGAGGATGCTGTCGATGCTAGTGGGGTTGGCGAAGTAGACCCGTTGCTGGTCTGCCACGTTGA
Proteins encoded:
- a CDS encoding filamentous hemagglutinin N-terminal domain-containing protein, producing the protein MHRENCLPAIAQHLPVQRCNSCSQILPLLVALGSLLIAPPTQAQLIPDNTLGSEASTVTPNAPVRGLPADLIQGGATRGTNLYHSFQDFNVADQQRVYFANPTSIDSILTRVTGNNLSHILGTLGVDGAASLFLLNPHGILFGANVKLDIAGSFTASTADSFLLPDGSQFSATNPQAPPLLTVAVTPGLQAGDTNPEAWLTNPSSPHFLFPGSEKGTSASLSPSPSLGEGDTGGEGLIPVSQELLSSPKPLLLGSEKGAS